The following proteins are co-located in the Bradyrhizobium sp. AZCC 2176 genome:
- a CDS encoding TIGR03808 family TAT-translocated repetitive protein, which produces MHVNRRHLIGTSAAGIAGALAISPDAARAAPPASALGRDVTQYGVRPGSPDDQTKNLQRAIDEAARAQVPLALPPGVYRTGMLRLSNGTQLVGVRGATKLVFNGGPSMLQGEGANNVGLTGITFDGGGIALPERRGLVHCLGGRDVRVADCEIAASGGNGIWLEQVSGDISGNIFRKIATTAVVSFDALGLIVSRNTITDTNDNGIEILRTSIGDDGTLVADNRIEDIKAGPGGSGQYGNAINAFHAGNVIVRGNRIKNCDYSAVRGNSASNIQITGNSVSNVREVALYSEFAFEGAVIANNTVDGAAVGVSVCNFNEGGRIAVVQGNVIRNLLPKRPIGTAPDDDAGIGIYVEADSTVTGNVIENAPSFGIIAGWGKYLRDVAITGNVIRNAFVGVGVSVLPGAGTVLVNNNMISETPRGAVVGLDHARTITTDLSAEGAQRYAQLVVGGNAVRR; this is translated from the coding sequence ATGCATGTCAACCGCCGCCATCTCATTGGAACGTCCGCCGCCGGTATCGCCGGTGCGCTCGCCATATCGCCCGACGCTGCGCGCGCAGCACCACCCGCCTCCGCGCTCGGGCGCGACGTCACGCAGTATGGCGTCCGCCCGGGCAGTCCCGACGATCAGACCAAAAACCTGCAGCGCGCGATCGACGAAGCCGCACGCGCGCAAGTGCCGCTGGCGCTGCCGCCCGGAGTCTATCGCACCGGCATGCTGCGCCTTTCGAACGGCACGCAACTGGTCGGCGTGCGCGGCGCGACCAAACTCGTGTTCAATGGCGGCCCTTCGATGCTGCAGGGCGAAGGCGCCAACAATGTCGGCCTGACCGGCATCACCTTCGATGGCGGCGGCATTGCGCTGCCGGAGCGGCGCGGGCTCGTGCATTGCCTCGGCGGGCGCGACGTCCGCGTCGCCGATTGCGAAATCGCGGCCAGTGGCGGCAACGGCATCTGGCTCGAGCAGGTTTCCGGCGACATCTCCGGCAACATCTTCAGGAAGATCGCGACAACGGCGGTTGTATCGTTCGACGCGCTGGGCCTGATCGTGTCGCGCAACACCATTACCGATACCAATGACAACGGCATCGAGATCCTGCGCACGTCGATCGGCGACGACGGCACCCTGGTCGCAGACAATCGCATCGAGGACATCAAGGCCGGCCCCGGCGGCTCCGGGCAGTATGGCAATGCCATCAACGCCTTTCACGCCGGCAACGTGATCGTGCGCGGCAACCGCATCAAGAATTGCGACTACTCCGCGGTGCGCGGCAATTCGGCCTCGAACATCCAGATCACGGGCAACAGCGTCAGCAATGTCCGCGAGGTCGCGCTCTATTCGGAATTCGCGTTTGAAGGCGCGGTGATCGCCAACAACACCGTCGATGGCGCCGCCGTCGGCGTCTCCGTCTGCAATTTCAACGAGGGCGGACGCATCGCCGTCGTGCAGGGCAACGTCATCCGTAACCTGCTGCCGAAGCGGCCGATTGGCACCGCGCCCGATGACGACGCCGGGATCGGCATCTATGTCGAGGCGGACTCGACGGTGACAGGCAACGTGATCGAGAACGCGCCGTCGTTCGGCATCATCGCCGGCTGGGGCAAATATCTGCGCGATGTCGCCATCACGGGCAATGTGATCCGCAACGCCTTTGTCGGCGTCGGCGTATCGGTGCTGCCAGGCGCCGGGACGGTGCTGGTCAACAACAACATGATTTCGGAAACCCCGCGGGGCGCCGTGGTCGGGCTCGACCACGCCCGTACCATCACGACTGATCTGTCAGCCGAAGGCGCCCAGCGCTACGCCCAGTTGGTGGTCGGGGGCAACGCGGTGCGGCGCTAG
- a CDS encoding IS110 family transposase produces MNYYAGIDVSLECSSVCVVDASGKILREARVASEPEALIAWFRSSGFEFERIGLEAGPLSQWLFAGMKAAGLAVELLETRHVRKAFEAMPVKSDRNDARGIAQLMRLGWFRPVHCKSISAQETRSLLTARKLVQSKLLDVENSLRGILRGFGLKVGKTTGQKFAGRIEELVDGHPHLQMIAKALLAVRAVLRTEFAAFEKQTCRMVRSDMQARLLTSVPAVGPIVALTYASAIDDPTRFKSSKQAGAHFGLTPKKHQSGETNYTGRISKIGDASVRTALYEAANVMLTKPVKGCSQLKSWAMRIKKRAGMSKAKVALARRLAVIMHRMLADGTPFNAAATAA; encoded by the coding sequence ATGAACTACTATGCCGGAATCGACGTGTCATTGGAATGCTCGAGCGTGTGTGTTGTTGACGCAAGCGGCAAGATTTTGCGCGAGGCCAGGGTGGCCAGCGAGCCGGAGGCGCTGATCGCCTGGTTCCGGTCGTCTGGCTTTGAGTTTGAGCGGATCGGGCTGGAGGCCGGGCCGCTGTCGCAATGGCTGTTTGCGGGGATGAAGGCCGCCGGCCTCGCCGTTGAGCTGCTGGAGACGCGGCACGTGCGGAAGGCGTTTGAGGCGATGCCGGTCAAGTCGGATCGCAACGACGCGCGAGGGATTGCGCAACTGATGCGGCTGGGCTGGTTCCGACCGGTCCACTGCAAATCGATCAGTGCGCAAGAGACCCGATCGCTGCTGACGGCGCGCAAGCTGGTGCAATCGAAGCTTCTCGACGTGGAGAACAGCCTGCGCGGGATCCTGCGCGGTTTTGGCCTGAAGGTTGGCAAGACGACCGGGCAGAAGTTCGCGGGACGGATCGAGGAACTCGTGGACGGCCACCCGCACCTGCAGATGATCGCCAAGGCGCTGCTGGCGGTGCGGGCGGTGCTGCGGACCGAGTTCGCAGCCTTCGAGAAACAGACCTGCAGGATGGTGCGGTCTGACATGCAGGCGCGGCTGCTGACGTCGGTCCCGGCGGTCGGCCCGATCGTGGCGCTGACCTATGCCAGCGCCATCGACGATCCAACCCGGTTCAAATCGTCGAAGCAGGCAGGAGCCCATTTCGGGTTGACCCCGAAGAAGCACCAATCCGGCGAGACCAACTACACCGGCCGGATCAGCAAGATCGGTGACGCCTCGGTGCGCACGGCGCTTTACGAGGCCGCCAACGTCATGCTGACCAAGCCGGTCAAAGGCTGTTCGCAATTGAAGAGCTGGGCCATGCGGATCAAAAAGCGCGCCGGCATGAGCAAAGCCAAGGTGGCGCTGGCGCGCCGGCTCGCGGTGATCATGCATCGCATGCTCGCCGACGGAACCCCCTTTAACGCCGCTGCGACGGCAGCCTGA
- a CDS encoding pyroglutamyl-peptidase I, which produces MSEKLRILVTGFGAFPGAPYNPTQPLVARLTRLRRPAFTDVELSSHIFPVTYQAVDRELPLALKKHQPHALLMFGLAGRTAYVRVETRARNAVTMLWPDAAQTRARKGSIADGADAQRFGPHTAKLLRAAEGTGLDARASRDAGSYLCNYLSWRAIEAVNADNGPRLAAFVHIPPLARSGAPRRKGFPRITLEELVDAGEAMLLEMVRLARRAS; this is translated from the coding sequence GTGAGCGAAAAGCTTCGCATTCTCGTCACCGGCTTCGGTGCGTTTCCCGGAGCGCCCTACAATCCAACGCAGCCGCTGGTGGCGCGTCTGACTCGCCTGCGCCGTCCGGCATTCACCGACGTCGAACTGTCCAGCCATATCTTTCCCGTGACCTACCAGGCGGTCGACCGCGAATTGCCGCTGGCATTGAAGAAGCATCAGCCACACGCGCTGTTGATGTTCGGCCTCGCTGGCCGCACCGCCTATGTCCGGGTCGAGACCCGCGCCCGCAATGCCGTCACCATGTTGTGGCCCGACGCCGCGCAAACCCGTGCCCGCAAGGGATCGATCGCTGACGGTGCCGATGCACAAAGATTCGGCCCGCACACGGCGAAACTGCTGCGTGCCGCTGAAGGTACCGGCCTCGATGCCCGCGCCTCGCGCGATGCCGGCAGCTATCTCTGCAATTACCTGAGCTGGCGCGCGATCGAGGCCGTCAATGCCGACAACGGCCCTCGCCTCGCCGCCTTCGTCCACATCCCGCCGCTGGCGCGCAGCGGCGCGCCCAGGCGCAAGGGTTTTCCGCGCATCACACTGGAAGAGCTGGTCGACGCCGGCGAAGCGATGCTGCTGGAAATGGTAAGGTTGGCGCGGCGGGCGTCGTAA
- the meaB gene encoding methylmalonyl Co-A mutase-associated GTPase MeaB — MTLPKNPSPDVGKLAKELRAGHRAALARAITLIESRRSDHQAAARNLVQALLPDTGKAVRVGITGSPGVGKSTTIDALGMFLIERGHKVAVLAVDPSSARTGGSILGDKTRMARLANSDHAFVRPSPSSGTLGGVAAKTREAMLLCEAAGFDVVLVETVGIGQSETAVCDMTDFFLALMLPGAGDELQGIKKGLVELADMIAINKADGDNVKRANLAAAEYRGALHILSPRSEHWHPPVLTYSALTGTGMEALWQKILDHRTAMNASGEFAGRRREQQVKWMWSMLEQRMMARLRSDAAIRAKVKKTETEVAEGRITPAVAAEQIAEWLR, encoded by the coding sequence ATGACCCTGCCGAAGAATCCTTCCCCCGATGTCGGGAAACTCGCCAAAGAACTCCGTGCCGGCCACCGCGCGGCGCTGGCGCGCGCGATTACCCTGATCGAGAGCCGGCGTTCCGACCATCAGGCCGCGGCGCGCAATCTGGTGCAGGCGTTACTGCCCGACACCGGCAAGGCGGTGCGCGTCGGCATCACCGGCTCGCCCGGGGTCGGCAAGTCCACCACGATCGACGCGCTCGGCATGTTCCTGATCGAGCGCGGCCACAAGGTCGCGGTGCTGGCGGTGGACCCCTCCTCGGCCCGCACCGGCGGCTCGATCCTCGGCGACAAGACGCGGATGGCGCGGCTGGCGAACTCCGACCATGCCTTCGTCCGGCCCTCGCCTTCATCAGGCACGCTCGGCGGCGTCGCCGCAAAAACCCGCGAGGCGATGCTGTTGTGCGAAGCCGCGGGCTTCGACGTCGTGCTGGTGGAAACCGTCGGCATCGGCCAGTCCGAAACCGCGGTCTGCGACATGACCGATTTCTTCCTCGCCCTGATGCTGCCCGGCGCCGGCGACGAATTGCAGGGCATCAAGAAGGGCCTGGTCGAGCTCGCCGACATGATCGCGATCAACAAGGCTGATGGCGATAACGTCAAGCGCGCCAATCTGGCCGCGGCCGAATATCGCGGCGCGCTGCATATTCTGAGCCCCCGCTCGGAGCACTGGCACCCGCCGGTCCTGACCTATTCGGCGCTGACCGGCACCGGCATGGAGGCGCTGTGGCAGAAGATCCTCGATCACCGCACCGCCATGAACGCCTCGGGCGAGTTCGCGGGCCGGCGACGCGAGCAGCAGGTGAAATGGATGTGGTCGATGCTGGAGCAGCGGATGATGGCCCGGCTGCGCTCTGACGCCGCGATCCGTGCCAAGGTGAAGAAGACCGAGACAGAAGTGGCCGAGGGCCGTATCACGCCGGCGGTTGCCGCCGAACAGATCGCGGAGTGGCTGCGGTGA
- a CDS encoding tripartite tricarboxylate transporter permease, which yields MLKTLLDAFALISTWEVIISMLAASVYGLVIGSLPGLSATMATALLVPVTFYLSPIAAIATIVAASSMAIFSGDIPGALLRIPGTPASAAYADEAYAMTRKGEAELALGAGVWFSAVGGIAGTLSLMILAPPLAEIALSFSTFEYFWLAFLGLMCATLVARSSPVKAIAGMFIGLLVSCIGIENPGGVPRFTFGMTDLFGGIEPIPALVGVFAVAQVMRAMLTPEPPPIPRRKFGSIMAGQWLLTKKYHWQMTRGNIIGIIIGVLPGAGADMAAWVSYAMSKRFSKEPEKFGTGHVEGLVEAGASNNASIASGWVPSLLFGIPGDTIAAIAIGVLYMKGLNPGPTLFTEKASSMYAIYLMFIIANIIMIPFGIAMIRLASYVLRAPRSTVMPVIMLCCAVGSFAIGNNMFGVITVATFGVIGYVMEENGYPVAAMVLGIVMGTMIEQSFVTSLIKSDGSVFPFFERPIAAILAAMAIGALIWPMLVWVWRKLKGAPVPATSAR from the coding sequence ATGCTGAAAACCCTGCTTGATGCGTTCGCGCTCATCTCCACCTGGGAAGTCATCATCTCGATGCTGGCGGCGTCGGTCTATGGCCTCGTCATCGGCTCGCTGCCCGGGCTGTCGGCGACCATGGCGACCGCGCTTCTGGTCCCCGTCACCTTCTATCTGTCGCCGATCGCCGCGATCGCCACCATCGTGGCAGCCTCCTCGATGGCGATCTTCTCGGGCGACATTCCAGGCGCACTGCTGCGCATCCCCGGCACCCCCGCCTCGGCGGCCTATGCGGACGAAGCCTATGCCATGACGCGCAAGGGAGAGGCTGAACTCGCGCTCGGCGCCGGCGTCTGGTTCTCCGCCGTCGGCGGCATCGCGGGCACGCTCTCGCTGATGATCCTGGCGCCGCCGCTTGCCGAAATCGCGCTGTCGTTCTCGACCTTCGAATACTTTTGGCTGGCGTTCCTCGGCCTGATGTGCGCCACGCTGGTCGCGCGCTCCTCGCCGGTGAAGGCGATCGCCGGCATGTTCATCGGCCTCTTGGTCTCCTGCATCGGCATCGAGAATCCAGGCGGCGTACCACGCTTCACGTTTGGGATGACTGATCTGTTCGGCGGCATCGAGCCGATCCCGGCGCTGGTCGGCGTCTTCGCCGTGGCGCAGGTGATGCGCGCGATGCTGACGCCGGAACCGCCGCCGATCCCGCGGCGCAAGTTCGGGAGCATCATGGCGGGCCAGTGGCTACTGACCAAAAAATATCACTGGCAGATGACGCGCGGAAACATCATCGGCATCATCATCGGCGTGCTGCCGGGCGCCGGCGCCGACATGGCCGCCTGGGTCAGCTACGCCATGTCAAAACGCTTCTCGAAAGAACCCGAGAAGTTCGGAACCGGCCATGTCGAGGGGCTGGTCGAAGCCGGCGCCAGCAACAACGCCAGCATCGCCTCGGGCTGGGTACCCTCGCTGCTGTTCGGCATTCCCGGCGACACCATCGCGGCGATTGCGATCGGCGTGCTCTACATGAAGGGCCTGAACCCCGGCCCGACGCTGTTCACCGAAAAAGCGTCGAGCATGTATGCGATCTACCTGATGTTCATCATCGCCAACATCATCATGATCCCGTTCGGCATCGCCATGATCCGTCTCGCGAGCTACGTGCTGCGCGCTCCCCGCTCCACCGTGATGCCGGTCATCATGTTGTGCTGCGCCGTCGGCTCGTTCGCGATCGGCAACAACATGTTCGGCGTCATCACCGTCGCGACCTTCGGGGTTATCGGCTACGTCATGGAAGAAAACGGCTATCCGGTCGCGGCGATGGTGCTCGGCATCGTGATGGGCACCATGATCGAGCAGAGTTTCGTCACCTCGCTGATCAAATCCGATGGCAGCGTGTTTCCGTTCTTCGAGCGGCCGATCGCCGCGATCCTCGCTGCGATGGCGATCGGCGCGCTGATCTGGCCGATGCTGGTCTGGGTGTGGCGGAAGCTCAAAGGCGCGCCCGTCCCTGCCACGTCGGCGCGCTGA
- a CDS encoding tripartite tricarboxylate transporter TctB family protein: MRLPDRVTGLFLVGLGAAAAYGGWQLPPVPGQPVGPNVFPLVIGTGLALCGLAIAFGIGHSFEEEEELIPVEGGQPPPPAGKLYGLRALLPPALLLFYVAVADRLGFIITAALIVFVTSTALGARWKLSLPLAVLAPIGIHLIFSKLLRVPLPAGLLPMPW, from the coding sequence ATGCGTCTACCCGATCGCGTTACGGGGTTGTTTCTCGTTGGCCTCGGCGCGGCTGCCGCCTATGGCGGCTGGCAGTTGCCGCCGGTCCCCGGCCAGCCGGTCGGGCCGAACGTCTTCCCGTTGGTGATCGGAACGGGTCTGGCGCTATGCGGGCTCGCGATCGCGTTCGGGATCGGTCATTCCTTTGAAGAGGAAGAAGAGCTCATTCCGGTCGAAGGCGGCCAGCCGCCGCCACCGGCCGGAAAGCTTTACGGCCTGCGCGCCCTGCTGCCGCCGGCCCTCCTTCTGTTCTACGTGGCGGTGGCCGACCGGCTTGGCTTTATCATCACGGCAGCGCTGATCGTGTTCGTGACGTCGACCGCGCTCGGCGCCCGCTGGAAGCTGTCACTGCCGCTCGCCGTGCTGGCGCCGATCGGCATTCACCTGATTTTCTCGAAATTGCTGCGCGTGCCGTTGCCGGCCGGGCTGCTGCCGATGCCCTGGTGA
- a CDS encoding tripartite tricarboxylate transporter substrate binding protein, producing MSKKITRRAFAASSVAAAAVASFGFKPALAQAYPARPVTVIVPWGAGGGTDATARIVAALLEKDLGQPFNVVNRTGGSGVVGHSAIATAQPDGYTIGMLTVEISMMHWQGLTELAPKSYTPLALMNEDPPGIQVSSGSPYKTVKELADAIKAAPAGKFKASGTGQGGIWHLALVGWMQAMGLPPNHVAWVPSNGAAPAMQDLAAGGLDLTTCSVPEARAIIEAGKARSLALMASARNPAFPDVPTLKEAMGIDYSTGAWRGIAGPKGLPPDVATKLTASLKKVFDSKEFKDFMSNRGFGTVWGDATEFAAFMDKGDAQMGVAMKAAGLAKT from the coding sequence ATGTCCAAAAAGATCACGCGCCGCGCCTTTGCGGCTTCATCCGTCGCTGCCGCGGCCGTTGCGAGTTTTGGCTTCAAGCCGGCTTTGGCGCAGGCTTATCCGGCCCGGCCGGTGACCGTGATCGTGCCCTGGGGCGCCGGTGGCGGCACTGACGCGACCGCACGCATTGTGGCGGCGCTTTTGGAAAAGGATCTCGGCCAGCCGTTCAACGTGGTCAATCGCACCGGCGGCTCCGGCGTGGTCGGCCATTCGGCGATCGCGACCGCCCAGCCCGATGGCTACACCATCGGCATGCTGACGGTGGAAATCTCGATGATGCACTGGCAGGGGCTCACGGAACTCGCACCCAAGAGCTATACGCCGCTGGCGCTGATGAATGAGGACCCGCCCGGCATCCAGGTCAGTTCCGGCTCGCCCTACAAGACCGTGAAAGAGCTCGCCGACGCCATCAAGGCCGCGCCCGCCGGCAAGTTCAAAGCCTCCGGCACCGGCCAGGGCGGCATCTGGCATCTGGCGCTGGTCGGCTGGATGCAGGCGATGGGATTGCCGCCGAACCACGTGGCCTGGGTGCCGTCGAACGGCGCGGCGCCCGCGATGCAGGATCTCGCAGCCGGCGGTCTCGACCTCACCACCTGCTCGGTGCCGGAAGCGCGCGCCATCATCGAGGCCGGCAAGGCGCGCAGCCTGGCGCTGATGGCCTCGGCCCGCAACCCCGCCTTCCCCGACGTGCCGACGCTGAAGGAGGCGATGGGCATCGACTATTCGACCGGGGCATGGCGCGGCATTGCCGGCCCCAAGGGCCTGCCCCCCGACGTCGCGACCAAGCTCACCGCGTCGCTGAAGAAGGTTTTCGACTCCAAGGAGTTCAAGGACTTCATGAGCAATCGCGGATTTGGAACGGTGTGGGGTGACGCGACCGAATTCGCCGCCTTCATGGACAAGGGCGACGCCCAGATGGGCGTGGCGATGAAGGCCGCCGGCCTGGCGAAGACTTGA
- a CDS encoding SRPBCC family protein, which yields MTTAYYSTVLNHPLETVWDLIRDFNNYPAYIDGVSESMIEDDKGGDEVGAVRRFCYLGNWIRQRLAGHSDEAHTLTYAGIDPLPFPAEATPDAPAPTRYEGTMHLLPVVEGNRTYIEWKVQLDTAPQDADRWQTLFQSWIPDWTHSLERALGRQTA from the coding sequence ATGACGACAGCCTATTACAGCACCGTGCTGAACCACCCCCTGGAAACCGTGTGGGACCTGATCCGCGACTTCAACAACTATCCCGCCTATATCGACGGCGTCAGCGAGAGCATGATCGAGGACGACAAGGGCGGCGACGAAGTCGGCGCCGTCAGGCGCTTCTGTTACCTCGGCAACTGGATCAGGCAGCGGCTCGCCGGCCATTCCGACGAAGCGCATACGCTGACCTATGCCGGCATCGATCCGCTGCCGTTTCCTGCCGAGGCAACGCCCGATGCGCCCGCGCCGACGCGCTACGAGGGGACGATGCATCTGCTGCCGGTCGTTGAGGGCAATCGGACCTATATCGAATGGAAGGTGCAGCTCGATACTGCGCCGCAGGATGCCGATCGCTGGCAGACGCTGTTCCAGTCATGGATTCCGGACTGGACGCATTCGCTCGAGCGGGCGCTGGGCCGCCAGACTGCTTGA
- a CDS encoding PdaC/SigV domain-containing protein has protein sequence MGFAGAVACSAALGVALAAEPKPDFSIKTEWIEASVILDAKIKADPALAANCLAEGKAWVVKNRADADKERKQDPELFRNAWSFERKYETRSVVDGRYVSIVRADYEYTGGAHPNSSSDTILWDRSAGKRISIRPFFTETADNGPTLKAMRRGVIASLEAEKKKRGAEGTDASAIEAIEPKLLKIGPVSLAPSTEAGKSSGLTFHYSPYAVGSYAEGEYVAFVPWETLKPYLTPEGARIFGGARPKDDEERPQ, from the coding sequence ATTGGTTTTGCGGGCGCAGTCGCATGCAGTGCGGCGCTTGGTGTAGCGTTGGCCGCCGAGCCCAAGCCGGACTTTTCCATCAAGACCGAATGGATCGAGGCCAGCGTCATCCTCGACGCGAAGATCAAGGCCGATCCGGCGCTGGCGGCGAACTGCCTGGCCGAGGGTAAGGCATGGGTCGTGAAGAACCGCGCCGATGCCGACAAGGAACGCAAGCAGGACCCCGAATTGTTCCGCAACGCGTGGTCGTTTGAGCGGAAATACGAGACACGCTCGGTGGTCGACGGCCGCTATGTCAGCATCGTCAGGGCCGACTACGAATATACTGGCGGCGCCCACCCCAACAGCTCGTCCGATACCATCCTGTGGGACAGGTCAGCGGGCAAGCGCATCAGCATCCGTCCGTTCTTCACCGAAACAGCCGACAACGGCCCGACGCTGAAAGCGATGCGGCGAGGCGTCATTGCATCCCTCGAGGCCGAGAAAAAGAAGCGCGGCGCGGAAGGCACGGATGCCAGCGCGATCGAAGCCATCGAGCCGAAGCTTCTCAAGATCGGGCCTGTCTCGCTGGCGCCATCGACCGAAGCAGGCAAGAGCTCGGGCCTGACTTTTCACTACTCACCTTACGCGGTCGGCTCCTACGCCGAAGGCGAGTATGTCGCCTTCGTGCCGTGGGAGACTTTAAAGCCGTATCTGACGCCGGAAGGCGCCAGAATTTTCGGCGGCGCGCGACCGAAGGACGACGAAGAGCGGCCACAATAA
- the scpA gene encoding methylmalonyl-CoA mutase, giving the protein MSRIPNFADIAFEATAPAQPAGSAEPWLTPEGIPVKSGYSEADLEGIDFLETWPGAAPYLRGPYPTMYVNQPWTIRQYAGFSTAEDSNAFYRRNLAAGQKGLSVAFDLATHRGYDSDHPRVSGDVGMAGVAIDSIYDMRTLFAGIPLDQMSVSMTMNGAVLPILALFVAAAEEQGVPPEKLSGTIQNDILKEFMVRNTYIYPPAPSMRIISDIFAYTSQKMPKYNSISISGYHMQEAGATQDLELAYTLADGVEYLRAGLAAGLDVDRFAPRLSFFWAIGMNFFMEVAKMRAARLLWAKLLTQFNPKDPRSLSLRTHCQTSGWSLTAQDVFNNVMRTTIEAMAATQGHTQSLHTNALDEALALPTDFSARIARNTQLFLQQESGTNRIIDPWGGSYYVERLTRDLAAKAWGHIQEVEALGGMAKAIEAGVPKLRIEEASAKTQARIDAGKQAVIGVNKYKPVNEAAIDVLKVENSTVRRLQIDKLKRLRSERDQKEVDSALAALTRSAGEGNGNLLALAIDAARAKATVGEISDAMEKVFGRHRAEIKSITGVYKREASAMSNRVEKVQELIDAFETAEGRRPRILVAKIGQDGHDRGQKVIASAFADVGFDVDIGPLFATADEAARQAVENDVHILGVSSLAAAHLTAVPELKAALKKHGREDIMIIIGGVVPPQDYEALYKAGAEAIFPPGTVISDAAEELIHKLNARLGHSSEAAE; this is encoded by the coding sequence ATGAGCCGCATACCGAACTTCGCAGATATCGCCTTTGAAGCCACCGCGCCCGCGCAGCCCGCCGGCAGCGCCGAGCCGTGGCTGACGCCCGAGGGCATTCCGGTAAAGTCCGGCTACAGCGAGGCCGATCTCGAAGGTATCGATTTCCTGGAAACCTGGCCGGGCGCCGCGCCCTATCTGCGCGGCCCCTACCCGACCATGTATGTCAACCAGCCCTGGACCATCCGGCAATATGCGGGGTTCTCCACGGCGGAAGATTCCAACGCGTTCTATCGCCGCAACCTCGCCGCCGGACAGAAGGGCCTGTCGGTCGCGTTCGACCTCGCCACCCACCGCGGCTACGATTCCGATCATCCCCGCGTGTCCGGCGACGTCGGCATGGCCGGCGTGGCGATCGATTCCATCTACGACATGCGCACGCTGTTTGCGGGCATTCCGCTCGACCAGATGAGCGTGTCGATGACGATGAACGGCGCGGTGCTGCCGATCCTCGCGCTGTTCGTCGCGGCCGCCGAGGAACAGGGCGTGCCGCCGGAGAAATTGTCGGGCACCATTCAGAACGACATTCTGAAAGAGTTTATGGTGCGCAATACCTACATCTATCCGCCGGCGCCCTCGATGCGGATCATCTCCGACATCTTTGCGTACACCTCGCAAAAAATGCCGAAGTACAACTCCATCTCGATCTCCGGCTATCACATGCAGGAAGCCGGCGCGACACAGGATCTCGAGCTCGCCTATACGCTCGCCGACGGCGTCGAATATCTCCGTGCCGGGCTTGCGGCCGGCCTCGACGTCGACCGCTTCGCGCCGCGGCTGTCATTCTTTTGGGCGATCGGCATGAACTTCTTCATGGAAGTCGCCAAGATGCGCGCCGCGCGGCTTTTGTGGGCCAAGCTGCTGACGCAGTTCAACCCGAAGGACCCGCGCTCGCTGTCGCTGCGAACGCATTGCCAGACCTCCGGCTGGTCGCTGACCGCGCAGGACGTCTTCAACAACGTGATGCGCACCACCATCGAGGCGATGGCGGCGACGCAGGGCCACACCCAGTCGCTGCACACCAATGCGCTCGACGAGGCCTTGGCGCTACCGACCGACTTTTCGGCCCGGATCGCGCGCAACACGCAATTGTTCCTGCAACAGGAGAGCGGCACCAACCGCATCATCGATCCCTGGGGCGGCTCGTACTACGTCGAACGGCTGACCCGCGACCTCGCTGCGAAAGCCTGGGGCCATATTCAGGAAGTCGAGGCGCTCGGCGGCATGGCCAAGGCGATCGAGGCCGGCGTTCCGAAGCTGCGCATCGAGGAAGCTTCCGCCAAGACGCAGGCGCGTATCGACGCCGGCAAGCAGGCCGTGATCGGCGTCAACAAGTACAAGCCGGTCAATGAGGCTGCGATCGACGTGCTCAAGGTGGAAAACTCCACCGTGCGGCGGCTGCAGATCGATAAGCTGAAGCGGCTGCGCTCCGAGCGCGACCAGAAGGAAGTCGATTCTGCGCTTGCGGCGCTGACGCGCAGCGCCGGCGAAGGCAACGGCAATCTGCTGGCGCTGGCGATCGATGCGGCCCGGGCGAAGGCCACCGTTGGTGAAATTTCGGACGCAATGGAAAAAGTGTTCGGCCGTCATCGCGCCGAAATCAAATCCATCACCGGCGTCTACAAGCGGGAGGCGTCCGCCATGTCCAACCGGGTCGAAAAGGTGCAGGAACTGATCGATGCGTTCGAGACTGCCGAGGGCCGCCGCCCCCGCATCCTCGTCGCCAAGATCGGCCAGGACGGCCACGACCGCGGCCAGAAGGTGATCGCATCGGCCTTTGCCGATGTCGGCTTCGACGTCGATATCGGGCCGCTGTTCGCCACCGCCGATGAGGCGGCGCGGCAGGCGGTGGAGAACGACGTGCATATCCTCGGCGTATCGTCGCTGGCGGCAGCGCATCTCACCGCGGTGCCGGAACTCAAGGCCGCGCTGAAGAAGCACGGCCGCGAGGACATCATGATCATTATCGGCGGCGTGGTCCCGCCGCAGGACTATGAAGCGCTGTACAAGGCCGGCGCAGAAGCGATCTTCCCGCCCGGCACCGTGATCTCGGACGCCGCGGAAGAGCTGATCCACAAGCTCAACGCCCGGCTCGGCCACAGCAGCGAGGCGGCGGAGTAG